One window of the Rhipicephalus sanguineus isolate Rsan-2018 chromosome 2, BIME_Rsan_1.4, whole genome shotgun sequence genome contains the following:
- the LOC119381052 gene encoding uncharacterized protein LOC119381052: MDLFHLNGQTFLLVVDYYSRFPEVVTLRSTTARAVIDALKSIFARHGIPQGVRSDNGPPFSSQEFAAFAASYGFNHATSSPHYAQSNGEAERMLRPNWQPRKDVVAKDVAYKRKQTDDYNRHHGARDLPPLQTGQRVWVRPDQVQATVLSPGQRPRSYVVETDQGGVLQRNRRHLVPFVPSASSGESLPTAAQEPSPLQQVPLQEPQPANSVEPAVPQGQPLQHSPAARDRSDGGTRTRYGRRVVPPRRLNL, translated from the exons atggacttgttCCATCTCAATGGCCAGACGTTCCTCCTGGTGGTGGACTACTACTCGAGGTTTCCCGAGGTGGTGACCCTGAGAAGCACTACAGCTCGGGCAGTCATCGATGCTCTCAAAAGCATCTTCGCACGCCACGGAATCCCACAAGGCGTCAGGTCGGACAACGGCCCACCATTCTCGTCGCAAGAGTTTGCGGCATTCGCAGCGTCTTATGGCTTCAACCATGCGACCAGTAGCCCACACTACGCCCAGTCAAacggagaggcagagaggatg CTACGTCCCAACTGGCAGCCTAGGAAAGATGTCGTCGCCAAGGATGTAGCCTACAAGCGTAAGCAGACAGACGACTACAATAGGCATCACGGAGCTCGAGACCTGCCACCTCTCCAAACGGGTCAGCGTGTGTGGGTGCGCCCTGATCAAGTGCAAGCTACGGTCCTCAGCCCGGGGCAAAGGCCAAGAAGCTACGTGGTTGAAACAGACCAAGGTGGTGTTCTACAGCGCAACCGCCGTCACCTAGTGCCTTTCGTGCCTTCTGCCTCTAGTGGGGAATCGCTGCCGACAGCTGCACAGGAACCATCGCCACTGCAGCAAGTTCCCCTTCAGGAACCTCAGCCTGCCAACAGCGTGGAACCTGCGGTCCCCCAAgggcagcctttgcaacattccccTGCAGCCAGGGACCGTAGTGATGGTGGTACACGAACACGTTACGGCCGGCGCGTTGTTCCGCCGCGCCGTTTGAACTTGTGA